Proteins from one Streptomyces genisteinicus genomic window:
- a CDS encoding AfsR/SARP family transcriptional regulator: MLEFRLLGTLEAWAGGQPVALGHARQQHVLAALLIDAGRPVPADRLLHRVWDDRAPDRGRDTLYAYLSRLRRVLGPHSVGLVRLSDGYTLDLGEATVDLHRFRDLSDRARRAAVDEEAGVLWREALGLWRASAFAGVDTPWFNAQRQLLDGERLAAQLDSVDVRLRLGQHDRLVSELVARAEAHPLDERVVGQLVLALWRCGRQAEALEEYERARRRLADELGVDPGAALRRLYGRILAGDPELSGDLDPAAADVDAPPADEEAEDDSDAVVNPVTGGRQLVPRLLPADLSLFVGRDAEVDEACRLLDADGPGPLTLLVSGPAGVGKTAFAVRAGHRLASRFPDGQLHADLRGFGDEPADPYTILGAFLRALGVRGGMVPAELTGRIHLYRSLLAQRQVLVVLDNAAGSEQVRDLLPSGARCAAVVTSRTTMAELGCRRLPLDVLDTTTGLALLREMLGPERADAEPDSARSIVETCGGLPLAVWVAGARLAARPHWQLAHVARALADEGRKLDELAVGHTAVRASLALTYQQMAAPTQHALRMLALLPGPDFAAWALAALLDVDLFEAEVVLDDLVEVHLVQIGSVGATGPRCQLHDLVRLFGQERADHDVRHQERTAALTRVLGASLHLADLAADTLSVDFQGISQSELAAWRLSQANTDHLLADPLAWFTAERQFLIAVAEQAMDRKEAAPAAGLATALTTLFQVGGHFDDWERLQNRALKAALSSGDRHSAAKLHRCLGELTTILDRYPEALNHFEEALLLAEGQGPAYRAGATAGLAYVHRLLGQYSTAVFHFEKAAKLARQTGNVNCLVYATNGLGVIDLEQGRVEAAVEQFTECLQASRAAGYRPGEAQALRCLGQSHRALGAYPAAADAYRQAVAISTELGDRLTATHAACWLGDVLVRQGEHHTGRRLLAQSLWTYREFGNLWGEAATLYSLAEAQLAAGRPALARRRAEAAVSLWRQIGSHTWLAVALETLATAHAQAGDHRTATRTRDEASDLRRS, from the coding sequence ATGCTGGAGTTCCGGTTACTGGGCACACTCGAGGCATGGGCAGGGGGGCAGCCGGTAGCCCTGGGGCATGCGCGGCAGCAGCATGTTCTCGCGGCCCTGCTGATCGACGCCGGCCGCCCGGTGCCGGCCGACCGGCTGCTCCACCGGGTGTGGGACGACCGCGCGCCCGACCGGGGGCGGGACACGCTCTATGCCTACCTGTCCCGCCTGCGCCGCGTGCTGGGACCGCACAGCGTCGGGCTGGTCCGGCTGTCCGACGGCTACACGCTCGACCTCGGCGAGGCCACGGTGGACCTGCACCGTTTCCGGGACCTGTCGGACCGGGCCCGGCGGGCGGCTGTGGACGAGGAGGCGGGGGTGCTGTGGCGGGAGGCGCTGGGGCTCTGGCGGGCCAGCGCGTTCGCCGGAGTGGACACCCCGTGGTTCAACGCTCAGCGCCAGCTCCTCGACGGCGAGCGGTTGGCCGCCCAACTGGACTCGGTTGACGTCCGGTTACGCCTGGGACAGCATGATCGGCTGGTGAGCGAGCTCGTGGCCCGGGCCGAGGCGCATCCGCTCGACGAGCGGGTGGTCGGGCAGCTGGTTCTCGCCCTGTGGCGGTGCGGGCGGCAGGCGGAGGCGCTGGAGGAGTACGAGCGCGCCCGGCGGCGGCTCGCCGACGAGCTGGGGGTCGACCCCGGCGCGGCGTTGCGGAGGCTGTACGGGCGGATCCTGGCCGGGGATCCGGAGCTGTCCGGCGATCTGGATCCGGCCGCCGCCGACGTGGACGCGCCTCCCGCCGACGAGGAAGCGGAAGACGACAGCGACGCTGTGGTGAACCCCGTGACAGGTGGTCGGCAGCTCGTTCCGCGGCTGCTGCCGGCGGATCTCTCTCTGTTCGTCGGCCGCGACGCCGAGGTGGACGAGGCCTGTCGGCTCCTCGACGCGGACGGGCCGGGGCCGCTCACACTGTTGGTCAGCGGTCCTGCCGGGGTGGGCAAGACGGCCTTCGCCGTACGGGCGGGCCATCGGCTCGCCTCCCGCTTCCCGGACGGCCAGCTCCATGCGGACCTGCGCGGCTTCGGCGACGAGCCGGCCGATCCGTACACGATCCTGGGCGCATTCCTCCGCGCGCTCGGCGTCCGCGGCGGGATGGTGCCTGCGGAGCTGACAGGACGCATTCACCTCTACCGCTCCCTGCTGGCCCAACGACAGGTGCTCGTCGTCCTGGACAACGCGGCTGGGTCCGAGCAGGTGCGCGACCTGCTGCCCAGCGGCGCGCGGTGCGCTGCCGTGGTCACCAGCCGCACGACGATGGCGGAGCTGGGCTGCCGTCGGCTCCCCCTGGACGTGCTGGACACGACGACCGGGCTTGCCCTGCTGCGCGAGATGCTGGGCCCGGAGCGGGCTGACGCGGAGCCCGACTCGGCCCGCTCCATCGTGGAGACATGCGGCGGCCTGCCACTCGCGGTGTGGGTGGCCGGCGCGCGACTGGCCGCACGACCACACTGGCAACTGGCCCACGTGGCCCGGGCCCTCGCCGACGAGGGGCGCAAGCTCGACGAGTTGGCCGTCGGCCACACTGCCGTACGGGCCAGCCTCGCACTCACCTACCAGCAGATGGCCGCGCCCACCCAGCATGCACTGCGGATGCTCGCTCTGTTACCAGGTCCCGACTTCGCGGCATGGGCGCTGGCCGCGCTGCTGGACGTGGACCTGTTCGAGGCGGAGGTCGTTCTCGATGATCTGGTCGAGGTGCACCTGGTGCAGATCGGATCGGTCGGCGCGACCGGACCTCGCTGTCAACTGCATGACCTGGTCAGGCTGTTCGGTCAGGAACGCGCGGATCACGACGTCCGTCACCAGGAGCGCACGGCCGCACTCACCCGGGTGCTCGGGGCCAGCCTCCACCTCGCCGACCTCGCCGCGGACACCCTCAGCGTCGACTTCCAGGGCATCTCACAGTCAGAACTCGCCGCTTGGCGGCTTTCCCAGGCGAATACCGATCATCTGCTCGCCGACCCGCTGGCCTGGTTCACCGCCGAGCGTCAGTTCCTCATCGCCGTGGCGGAGCAGGCGATGGACAGAAAGGAAGCTGCACCCGCCGCTGGGCTGGCCACTGCCCTGACGACCCTGTTCCAGGTCGGCGGGCACTTCGATGACTGGGAGCGGCTGCAGAACCGGGCGCTCAAGGCGGCTCTGAGCAGCGGTGACCGGCACAGCGCCGCGAAGCTCCACCGTTGCCTGGGCGAACTCACCACCATTCTCGACCGGTACCCGGAGGCGTTGAACCACTTCGAGGAGGCGCTGCTGCTGGCTGAGGGGCAGGGGCCGGCCTACCGAGCGGGGGCGACCGCTGGGCTGGCTTACGTGCACCGGCTCCTCGGCCAGTACTCCACGGCCGTGTTCCATTTCGAGAAAGCCGCCAAACTGGCCCGGCAGACGGGCAACGTCAACTGTCTCGTCTACGCCACCAACGGCCTCGGCGTCATCGACCTCGAGCAAGGCCGGGTCGAGGCAGCAGTCGAGCAGTTCACGGAGTGCCTGCAGGCCAGCCGGGCCGCGGGCTACCGCCCCGGGGAGGCCCAGGCGCTGCGCTGTCTGGGCCAGAGCCACCGCGCGCTCGGCGCCTACCCGGCCGCCGCCGACGCCTACCGGCAGGCAGTCGCGATCAGCACGGAACTCGGCGACCGCCTCACCGCGACTCATGCTGCCTGCTGGCTCGGGGACGTCTTGGTCCGCCAGGGCGAGCATCACACAGGGCGCCGTCTGCTTGCGCAGAGTCTGTGGACGTACCGGGAATTCGGCAACCTTTGGGGCGAGGCGGCCACGCTGTACTCCCTTGCGGAGGCACAACTCGCGGCCGGCCGGCCGGCGCTCGCCCGCAGACGCGCCGAAGCCGCGGTCAGCCTCTGGCGACAGATCGGCTCCCACACCTGGCTCGCCGTCGCCCTCGAGACGCTGGCCACCGCGCACGCCCAGGCCGGGGACCACCGGACCGCGACCCGCACCCGCGACGAGGCCTCGGACCTCCGGAGGTCCTGA
- a CDS encoding MarR family winged helix-turn-helix transcriptional regulator, whose protein sequence is MPPKAADREAGYFSTLAAERLDIALCRASSLVARAAEARAAESGIGVGSHLVLKMLAEVGPSSQRALSDQLRIDRSVMVGICDGLEQAGHVRRERDAGDRRAYAVTVTTSGRRLLTEAEHAVPDFLDDTFQELSPAEREQLSALLAKVLRLPS, encoded by the coding sequence ATGCCGCCCAAGGCAGCGGACCGCGAGGCCGGTTACTTCTCCACCCTCGCTGCCGAACGCCTGGACATCGCGCTGTGCCGGGCCTCGTCCCTCGTCGCCCGCGCCGCGGAGGCCAGGGCAGCCGAATCGGGCATCGGCGTCGGGTCCCATCTGGTCCTCAAGATGCTCGCCGAGGTCGGCCCCAGCTCCCAGCGTGCTCTGAGCGATCAGCTGCGCATCGACCGCAGCGTCATGGTCGGCATCTGCGACGGCCTGGAGCAGGCGGGACACGTCCGCCGCGAACGCGACGCGGGGGACCGCCGGGCCTACGCGGTCACCGTCACCACATCGGGCCGCCGGCTCCTCACCGAAGCCGAGCACGCAGTCCCCGACTTCCTGGACGACACCTTCCAGGAGCTCTCCCCGGCCGAACGCGAGCAGCTCTCCGCACTGCTCGCCAAGGTCCTGCGACTCCCTTCCTGA
- a CDS encoding nitroreductase family protein gives MTLDLTPDQLLSTTRAVRKRLDLDRPVPRSLIEECVDLATQAPTGRNRQRWHFVVVTEAAQRRAVADIFLRALPLATGHPLTERDAWRMNYAAGSTERVFDGLRHLAANIHRVPAFVIPGVEGRTDQAPVTVQAGAWGSILPAVWSFMLAARARGLGTTWTTAQGPLERELAAVLGVPYDEIMLAAFLPLAYTIGTDFRPARRIPREHVLHWDRWGKPGAVTRAAADGP, from the coding sequence GTGACCCTGGATCTGACCCCCGACCAACTTCTGTCGACCACACGCGCCGTGCGCAAACGCCTCGACCTGGACCGCCCCGTCCCGCGCTCCCTCATCGAGGAGTGCGTGGACCTGGCCACGCAGGCGCCGACCGGCCGCAACAGGCAGCGCTGGCACTTCGTCGTCGTCACCGAAGCCGCCCAGCGGCGGGCCGTGGCCGACATCTTCCTGCGTGCGCTGCCGCTGGCCACCGGCCACCCGCTGACCGAACGCGACGCGTGGCGCATGAACTACGCCGCCGGCTCCACCGAGCGGGTCTTCGACGGCCTGCGTCATCTGGCCGCCAACATCCACCGGGTGCCCGCCTTCGTGATCCCCGGCGTGGAGGGCCGCACCGACCAAGCGCCCGTGACCGTGCAGGCCGGGGCGTGGGGCTCGATCCTGCCGGCGGTGTGGAGTTTCATGCTGGCGGCCCGGGCGCGCGGCCTGGGCACCACCTGGACGACAGCGCAGGGCCCGCTGGAACGGGAGTTGGCCGCCGTGCTCGGCGTTCCGTACGACGAGATCATGCTGGCAGCGTTCCTCCCGCTGGCCTACACGATCGGTACCGACTTCCGGCCTGCCAGGCGGATCCCTCGCGAGCACGTCCTGCACTGGGACCGATGGGGGAAGCCGGGCGCCGTCACCCGGGCTGCTGCGGACGGCCCCTGA
- a CDS encoding Imm32 family immunity protein translates to MLQVLYSGTTRELELSGTRQGLLLLGQQLRERAGSRDLSDNPRPSPYERSLSQIAFREDPEQPALSIVTEGQVLRIRGGREALDLLADSIEGFASEADASDHCHVDAPTYDYVAPHSDPLVIAFLESATSRRPQ, encoded by the coding sequence ATGCTGCAGGTTCTGTACAGCGGGACAACGCGAGAGCTCGAGCTCTCCGGGACGCGTCAGGGACTGCTGCTGCTCGGGCAGCAGTTGCGGGAGAGGGCCGGAAGCCGCGATCTCTCGGACAACCCGCGCCCCTCTCCTTACGAGAGGTCGCTGTCGCAGATCGCGTTTCGGGAGGACCCGGAGCAGCCCGCCCTTTCGATCGTCACGGAAGGCCAGGTCCTGAGGATCAGGGGAGGACGGGAAGCTCTCGACCTCCTCGCCGACAGCATCGAGGGCTTCGCCTCAGAGGCGGACGCAAGCGATCATTGCCACGTCGACGCCCCCACCTACGACTACGTCGCGCCGCACTCGGACCCGCTGGTGATCGCGTTCCTGGAGTCAGCGACGAGTCGTCGGCCGCAATGA
- a CDS encoding MerR family transcriptional regulator, translated as MYPSPTPPREVKIGDAAAFAGTTPRAIRHYHQIGLLPEPVRGGDGRRRYGYDDMIRLLWIRKMAEAGISLNDMRPAFGEARNVEDVLDRLEESLAAQEAAIKRRRAAVQRLRAVGSPLGLLSPMVTDRLSQLPPGSLRPSDLDALLVTERIFGPLGAAIQASVFVVLATHPALRAEADRLDAADAALDDTVDPHDPQVDELAARHCAHHKALLQAIEAAGLDEDEERLFDLHDDEADGKEHNAMSAFEAVTTMPYGFSPARTRCMELTARLLYGDSSADT; from the coding sequence ATGTACCCCTCCCCCACGCCTCCCCGCGAGGTCAAGATCGGCGATGCCGCCGCCTTCGCCGGAACCACTCCGCGCGCCATTCGTCACTACCATCAGATCGGTCTGCTGCCCGAGCCCGTGCGAGGCGGCGACGGGCGCCGCCGCTACGGCTACGACGACATGATCCGCCTGCTGTGGATTCGCAAGATGGCGGAAGCCGGCATCAGCCTGAACGACATGAGGCCCGCTTTCGGCGAAGCCCGGAACGTCGAGGACGTTCTGGACCGGCTGGAGGAGTCCCTCGCCGCCCAGGAAGCCGCCATCAAGCGCCGGCGCGCGGCAGTTCAGCGGCTGCGCGCCGTGGGCAGCCCCCTCGGGCTGCTCTCCCCCATGGTCACCGACCGGCTCAGCCAGCTGCCTCCCGGCTCGCTGCGCCCCTCCGACCTGGACGCCCTGCTGGTCACGGAACGGATCTTCGGACCGCTGGGCGCCGCGATCCAGGCCAGCGTGTTCGTCGTCCTTGCGACCCATCCCGCGCTGCGGGCCGAAGCCGACCGCCTCGACGCGGCCGACGCCGCCCTCGACGACACCGTCGACCCCCACGACCCGCAGGTCGACGAACTCGCCGCCCGGCACTGCGCCCACCACAAGGCCCTGCTCCAAGCCATCGAGGCGGCTGGTCTGGACGAGGACGAGGAGAGGCTCTTCGACCTCCACGACGACGAGGCGGACGGCAAGGAGCACAATGCGATGAGTGCCTTCGAAGCAGTGACCACAATGCCCTACGGGTTCTCTCCGGCACGGACGCGGTGCATGGAACTCACCGCGCGACTCCTCTACGGAGACTCATCGGCGGACACCTGA
- a CDS encoding ATP-grasp domain-containing protein has protein sequence MELLAVEAAGRGMPVRAAEEAGLAGPAYWYGGPVAGARLAGRLGIALLEPGDDWLAELPEEFTGRRVRAGIIADAWAIDRPTFMKPPRDKSFPADVYTDGSRLPSSLDPTTPVLLSDVVTFAAEYRLFLLDGRIATASRYAVFGRLDSCPFGTERADRAVTAQITEFADRLAAAAGHTLPSAVVVDVGQLLDPYRPGHRWVVVEANMAWFSHAYAADPARVLDVVLRAAGPREHVRARDLAFALR, from the coding sequence ATGGAACTGCTGGCCGTCGAGGCGGCAGGCCGGGGGATGCCGGTCAGGGCGGCTGAGGAGGCCGGCCTCGCAGGCCCTGCGTACTGGTACGGCGGACCGGTCGCGGGTGCGCGGCTGGCCGGCCGGCTCGGGATCGCCTTGCTTGAGCCGGGTGACGACTGGCTCGCCGAGTTGCCGGAAGAGTTCACCGGCCGCCGGGTACGGGCAGGGATTATCGCGGACGCGTGGGCGATCGACCGGCCGACGTTCATGAAGCCGCCCCGCGACAAGTCCTTCCCGGCAGACGTGTACACCGACGGCTCCCGGCTGCCCTCCTCACTGGACCCGACAACACCGGTGCTCCTGTCCGATGTGGTGACCTTCGCGGCCGAGTACAGGCTGTTCCTGTTGGACGGCCGGATCGCCACGGCGAGTCGGTACGCGGTGTTCGGCCGGCTCGACTCGTGCCCGTTCGGTACGGAGCGCGCCGACCGGGCCGTCACCGCGCAGATCACCGAGTTCGCCGACCGGCTGGCCGCCGCAGCCGGACACACGCTGCCGAGTGCCGTCGTCGTGGACGTCGGGCAGTTGCTGGACCCATACCGTCCAGGACACCGCTGGGTCGTGGTGGAGGCCAATATGGCGTGGTTCTCGCACGCCTACGCAGCCGATCCGGCACGCGTCCTGGACGTCGTCCTGCGAGCGGCTGGACCGCGCGAGCACGTGCGGGCGCGAGATCTGGCATTCGCCCTGCGGTGA
- a CDS encoding NADPH-dependent F420 reductase — protein sequence MAPTVGIIGSGLVGGSVARLAVAAGYSVVLSNSRGPESIAQLVQELGPPARAATVDEAIEAGDIVALPVPLASFQALPAGKLAGKVVLDQTNYYPEFWRHPALDAGTLTSSELVQQHLKDSHVVKGLHNLDWNHMYSNARPHGGLERTTLPIAGDDAAAKTAVTRFLEAVGYDVVDAGPLAESWRIEPGTPLYFWPYAPAMPDGITGDEEKRYYLEHPVPPLSPEAARRMIATAERTSPAGGTLAAMPPAHIAIFMAQAAASTVNR from the coding sequence ATGGCACCCACCGTCGGAATCATCGGCTCTGGTCTGGTCGGCGGCTCCGTCGCCCGGCTCGCTGTTGCCGCGGGCTACAGCGTTGTGCTCAGCAACTCACGGGGCCCGGAGTCGATCGCGCAACTCGTCCAGGAGCTCGGTCCGCCGGCTCGCGCGGCAACAGTCGACGAGGCGATCGAGGCGGGCGACATCGTCGCCCTTCCTGTCCCGCTCGCGAGCTTCCAGGCACTGCCGGCCGGCAAGCTCGCCGGGAAGGTCGTCCTGGACCAGACGAACTACTACCCGGAGTTCTGGCGTCACCCCGCCCTCGACGCCGGGACGCTCACCTCGAGTGAACTCGTGCAGCAACACCTCAAGGACTCCCACGTGGTGAAGGGCCTGCACAACCTGGACTGGAACCACATGTACTCCAACGCCCGCCCGCACGGCGGGCTCGAACGGACGACGCTGCCGATCGCGGGTGACGACGCCGCTGCCAAGACGGCCGTGACGCGGTTCCTGGAAGCCGTCGGCTACGACGTGGTCGATGCCGGTCCGCTCGCGGAGAGCTGGCGGATCGAGCCGGGGACGCCCCTCTACTTCTGGCCGTACGCCCCTGCCATGCCGGACGGGATCACCGGGGACGAGGAGAAGCGCTACTACCTCGAACACCCGGTCCCGCCCCTCTCACCCGAAGCGGCCCGCAGGATGATCGCCACCGCCGAGCGGACGTCGCCTGCCGGTGGCACGCTCGCGGCGATGCCACCCGCTCACATCGCCATCTTCATGGCCCAGGCCGCCGCAAGCACCGTGAACCGGTAG
- a CDS encoding helix-turn-helix transcriptional regulator, translated as MTRHTELGPALRAWRERIGPAAVGLPVAGNRRVPGLRREELAVLAGVSVDYLVQLEQGRARNPSPQVLAAFTQTLRLNAVERELLYRLAGAVVPPSGTVPREVPAGVQRMIDRMSDTPLAVFTASWDIVQSNPLWVALFGNPVEADARSSNLIWGHFAAPPAPGASRIERGATHADAFERMMVSDLRRAADRYPDDRAVTELINGLRETNRRFADLWTRYETLPMGRSHKTVVHPELDEIVLDCDIMTIERADLHIVLNWAAPDTGADGKLALLRERAAPAAR; from the coding sequence ATGACCCGTCACACCGAGCTCGGCCCCGCTCTGCGCGCGTGGAGAGAGCGCATCGGCCCGGCCGCGGTCGGCCTGCCGGTGGCAGGAAACCGACGCGTTCCGGGCCTGCGCCGCGAGGAACTGGCAGTCCTGGCCGGCGTCTCCGTCGACTACCTCGTACAGCTCGAGCAGGGCCGCGCCAGGAATCCCTCACCGCAGGTCCTCGCCGCCTTCACGCAGACACTGCGTCTCAATGCCGTGGAGCGCGAACTGCTCTACCGGCTGGCGGGAGCGGTCGTCCCGCCGTCCGGTACGGTGCCGCGTGAGGTGCCGGCCGGCGTGCAGCGCATGATCGATCGGATGAGCGACACCCCGCTGGCAGTCTTCACCGCCTCCTGGGACATCGTGCAGAGCAACCCGCTCTGGGTCGCGCTGTTCGGCAACCCGGTCGAGGCCGATGCCCGGTCGAGCAATCTGATCTGGGGGCATTTCGCCGCCCCGCCCGCACCTGGCGCTTCCCGCATCGAGCGAGGCGCCACGCACGCCGACGCCTTCGAGCGCATGATGGTGTCCGACCTGCGCCGGGCTGCGGACCGGTACCCCGACGACCGCGCCGTCACGGAGCTGATCAACGGGCTGCGGGAGACCAACCGACGCTTCGCTGATCTCTGGACCCGCTACGAAACCCTGCCGATGGGGCGTTCGCACAAGACGGTCGTCCACCCCGAGCTCGACGAGATCGTCCTCGACTGCGACATCATGACCATCGAACGCGCCGACCTGCACATCGTGCTGAACTGGGCCGCTCCGGACACCGGCGCGGACGGGAAGCTCGCCCTTCTCCGCGAGCGTGCGGCCCCGGCGGCACGCTGA
- a CDS encoding IS110 family transposase, protein MFEIEDVGVFLGLDVGKSAHHGHGLTPTGKKVFDKPLPNSEPKLRAVIDKLTAKFGTVLVIVDQPASIGALPLAVARDAGCRVAYLPGLAMRRIADLYPGEAKTDAKDAAVIADAARTMPHTLRSLELADEITAELTVLTGFDQDLAAEATRTSNRIRGLLTQFHPSLERVLGPRLDHQAVTWLLERYGSPAALRRAGRRRLVELIRPKAPRMAARLIDDVFDALDEQTVTVPGTGTLDIVVPSLARSLAAVHEQRRALEAQIHTLLEAHPLSQVLTSMPGVGVRTAAVLLTTVGDGTSFPTAAHLASYAGLAPATRQSGTSIHGEHAPRGGNRQLKRAMFLSAFACMNADPASRTYYDKQRARGKTHTQALLRLARQRISVLFAMLRDGTFYEPRTPKDIELAA, encoded by the coding sequence ATGTTCGAGATCGAAGACGTGGGCGTGTTCCTCGGCCTGGACGTCGGCAAGTCCGCTCACCACGGGCACGGGCTCACCCCGACCGGCAAGAAGGTCTTCGACAAGCCACTGCCCAACAGCGAGCCGAAGCTGCGGGCCGTGATCGACAAGCTGACCGCCAAGTTCGGCACCGTCCTGGTCATCGTGGACCAGCCCGCCTCGATCGGCGCCCTGCCCCTGGCCGTCGCCCGCGACGCCGGCTGCCGCGTCGCCTACCTTCCCGGCCTGGCGATGCGGCGGATCGCCGACCTCTACCCAGGCGAGGCGAAGACCGACGCGAAGGACGCCGCGGTGATCGCGGACGCGGCTCGGACGATGCCGCACACCCTGCGCTCGCTGGAGCTGGCCGATGAGATCACCGCCGAGCTGACAGTCCTGACCGGCTTCGATCAGGACCTCGCGGCTGAGGCCACCCGCACCAGCAACCGGATACGCGGCCTGCTCACCCAGTTCCACCCCAGCCTGGAACGCGTCCTGGGACCGCGCCTGGACCACCAGGCTGTCACCTGGCTCCTGGAACGCTACGGATCCCCGGCCGCCCTGCGCAGAGCCGGCCGCCGCCGCCTCGTCGAGCTGATCCGTCCGAAAGCCCCGCGCATGGCCGCACGGCTGATCGACGACGTCTTCGACGCCCTGGACGAGCAGACCGTGACCGTTCCCGGCACGGGCACCCTCGACATCGTGGTCCCGTCCCTGGCCCGCTCGCTCGCCGCCGTCCACGAACAGCGCCGGGCCCTGGAAGCCCAGATCCACACCCTGCTGGAGGCCCACCCTCTTTCCCAGGTCCTGACCTCGATGCCCGGCGTCGGCGTCAGGACCGCCGCAGTTCTGCTGACCACCGTCGGCGACGGCACCAGCTTCCCCACCGCCGCCCACCTCGCCTCCTACGCCGGCCTTGCCCCGGCCACCCGACAATCCGGAACCTCGATCCACGGCGAACACGCGCCTCGAGGCGGCAACCGGCAGCTCAAACGCGCGATGTTCCTTTCCGCCTTCGCCTGCATGAACGCCGATCCGGCCTCCCGGACCTACTACGACAAACAGCGAGCCCGCGGCAAAACCCACACCCAAGCCCTCCTCCGCCTCGCCCGCCAGCGCATCAGCGTCCTGTTCGCCATGCTCCGCGACGGCACCTTCTACGAACCCCGGACACCGAAGGACATCGAACTCGCCGCATAG